Proteins found in one Sphingobacteriales bacterium genomic segment:
- a CDS encoding acid phosphatase, translated as MWYNFYKKRQPVWELVLPMLFIQSFAVAQTGFVPRPDHVLILTLENHSYEQIVGNVNMPYLNTLMDTSQAAVFTQSYALTHPSQPNYIIMFSGDQQGVTNSSIPVDTPFVTPNFGAALLQAGFTFAAYSEDLPYSGYLGAFYNNNLYARKHCPWTHWQHAPVNGIPDSLSMPFSYFPSNYDSLPDLCFVIPNQANDLHNNPNAAATYQTCDNWIQNNLGSYIEWCKTHNSIFVLTFDEDNYQGINHILTFLIGEPIQGGYYDAPVDFYNWLRTYLTMFSIQSFADAANSSAITNCWKICAPLASAALDGNTHICDLQQIYTAPFSEDAIYEWSVTGGEIISGQGTAEVTVLWGSEGGTIQVKVEE; from the coding sequence ATGTGGTACAATTTTTATAAAAAAAGACAACCTGTTTGGGAGTTGGTATTGCCAATGCTCTTCATTCAGTCTTTTGCGGTGGCGCAAACGGGTTTTGTGCCGCGCCCCGACCATGTGTTGATTTTAACGCTGGAAAACCATTCTTACGAACAAATTGTAGGAAACGTCAATATGCCCTATCTCAATACCTTGATGGATACTTCGCAGGCGGCGGTATTTACACAATCGTATGCGCTCACGCACCCCAGTCAGCCCAATTATATTATTATGTTTTCGGGCGACCAACAGGGTGTTACTAATAGTAGTATTCCGGTAGATACGCCTTTTGTTACGCCCAATTTTGGGGCAGCTTTGTTGCAAGCTGGTTTTACTTTTGCTGCCTACTCCGAAGACTTACCATATTCGGGTTATTTGGGCGCATTTTACAACAATAATCTCTATGCCCGCAAACATTGTCCTTGGACACACTGGCAACACGCTCCCGTCAATGGTATTCCCGATTCGCTCAGTATGCCTTTTTCTTATTTTCCTTCCAATTACGATTCTCTCCCCGATTTGTGTTTTGTAATTCCCAATCAAGCCAACGATTTGCACAATAATCCGAATGCCGCCGCCACTTATCAAACCTGCGATAACTGGATACAAAATAATTTAGGCAGCTATATAGAATGGTGCAAAACGCACAACAGTATCTTTGTGCTTACTTTTGATGAGGACAATTATCAGGGCATTAATCATATTTTGACATTTTTGATAGGAGAACCCATACAAGGCGGCTACTACGATGCTCCGGTAGATTTTTATAATTGGTTGCGTACTTATCTGACGATGTTCAGTATTCAGTCTTTTGCAGATGCCGCCAATTCTTCAGCTATCACTAATTGCTGGAAAATATGTGCGCCCTTGGCGAGTGCTGCGCTCGACGGCAATACCCACATTTGCGATTTGCAGCAAATCTACACTGCGCCGTTTTCGGAGGATGCGATCTATGAGTGGAGTGTGACGGGCGGCGAAATTATATCGGGGCAGGGCACGGCAGAAGTAACGGTACTTTGGGGCAGCGAAGGTGGTACGATACAGGTGAAAGTGGAAGAATAA
- a CDS encoding oligosaccharide flippase family protein: MSQFRRESFFSALFLGLSILIQYLNILFLIPRVLQPAQYGLTQLLITIASTLCLFGQLGLRSVTIRYFPYFRDEKTAHHSYLSFLLLTPLLGVVLVFLFAFGLKDWLITVFQSAESNDLINNYYFWVFPLTFFLIYFEVLGSYAAALFRPSVPVLFRDVFTKLGILVLLLLFWQGYFGFPVFVAALILLHGLQGLGLIGYLMYIGEWRIAFDWSKFTPKLLREMFVYGFFTLSSGSVMYVLEYIDRLMVSVMSAGELADGGIYSILCTIGLVVYMPGKAITTAALPVIADAWQRQDLHRIESVYRKTSLLQLILGGLVCVGIWINRHHVVSMLGTAYEAGKYVPILVGLSQLADLATGINGGIIATSRHFKFQFYFNLFLLILTVFTNYLFIPLYGLTGAAFANLLTMVIYNLGKGYFVWHTFRMQPFNKKTLWVLLLLLLLLGVDYLLPTLPYHFVVDLLFRSLIITALFGGLILYFRVSEDINELVARYWKRVFGGGGR, translated from the coding sequence ATGAGCCAGTTCAGGCGCGAGAGTTTTTTTTCTGCTTTGTTTTTGGGGTTGAGTATCCTCATTCAATACCTGAATATTTTATTTCTGATTCCGCGCGTGTTGCAGCCGGCGCAATACGGTCTTACGCAGCTACTCATCACTATTGCTAGTACTTTGTGTTTGTTTGGTCAGTTGGGGTTGCGTTCTGTTACCATTCGTTATTTCCCTTATTTCCGCGATGAAAAAACTGCTCATCATTCTTATTTGTCATTTTTGTTGCTAACGCCTTTGTTGGGTGTGGTATTGGTATTTTTGTTTGCTTTCGGGCTGAAAGACTGGCTGATTACTGTGTTTCAGAGTGCGGAGAGCAACGACCTCATCAATAATTATTATTTTTGGGTATTTCCGCTTACTTTTTTTCTGATATATTTTGAAGTATTGGGCAGCTATGCGGCGGCTTTGTTTCGCCCTTCGGTGCCGGTGCTGTTTCGAGATGTATTCACAAAATTGGGAATTTTGGTGCTGTTGCTTTTGTTTTGGCAGGGATATTTCGGATTTCCGGTATTTGTGGCGGCTCTTATTTTGCTGCACGGTTTGCAGGGTTTGGGCCTGATTGGCTATTTGATGTATATCGGGGAGTGGCGCATTGCTTTTGATTGGAGCAAATTTACGCCCAAGTTGCTGCGTGAGATGTTTGTGTATGGTTTTTTTACGCTTTCGTCGGGGTCGGTGATGTATGTGCTGGAATACATCGACCGGCTGATGGTGTCGGTGATGTCGGCGGGTGAGTTGGCAGATGGCGGTATTTATTCTATTTTGTGTACGATTGGTTTGGTGGTGTATATGCCGGGCAAAGCCATTACTACGGCGGCATTGCCTGTAATTGCCGATGCTTGGCAGCGTCAGGATTTGCACCGCATAGAGAGCGTGTATCGCAAAACGTCTTTGTTGCAGTTGATTTTGGGCGGATTGGTGTGCGTGGGTATTTGGATAAATCGCCACCATGTGGTTAGTATGCTCGGCACTGCCTACGAAGCCGGAAAATATGTTCCTATTCTGGTGGGGTTGAGTCAATTGGCGGATTTGGCAACGGGCATCAATGGCGGCATTATCGCCACTTCGCGGCATTTTAAGTTTCAGTTTTATTTCAATCTGTTTTTGCTGATACTCACTGTTTTTACCAATTATCTTTTTATTCCTTTATACGGACTCACAGGGGCTGCCTTTGCTAATTTGCTTACAATGGTGATTTACAATTTAGGCAAAGGTTATTTTGTGTGGCACACTTTCCGTATGCAGCCTTTCAACAAAAAAACTTTGTGGGTGTTGTTGCTGCTGCTGCTGCTGCTGGGTGTTGATTATCTGTTGCCGACATTGCCTTATCATTTTGTAGTAGATTTGCTGTTTCGCTCCCTTATTATCACGGCGTTGTTTGGCGGCTTGATTTTATATTTTCGGGTGTCGGAAGATATAAACGAGTTGGTTGCTCGCTATTGGAAGCGGGTGTTTGGTGGTGGCGGTCGCTAA
- the recO gene encoding DNA repair protein RecO: MEMFILQHKKTSFICHFYFAALMLIALKGIVFKTIKYAESSLICKIYTENFGVRSYMVNGVRRPKSRLHAAALQPLSILDMVVYEQANKNLQRIKDIKMAYIFEQIPFDMAKTGIALLVAEIMNKTLQEETPNTGLFNFLEQQIRFLDHSTAPETAHFPLNFLLQLSRHIGFYPHNNYDAVQRPYFHLQEGLFSNQSAAHAALHIEPPLSDVFSQWLAQPQNPLPKSSRAALLEQMLHYYRFHIENFGELHSYQVLRNLWNT, translated from the coding sequence ATGGAAATGTTTATCTTGCAACACAAAAAAACATCTTTCATTTGCCATTTTTATTTCGCCGCACTTATGTTAATAGCCCTCAAAGGTATTGTTTTTAAAACAATTAAATATGCCGAGAGCAGCCTTATTTGTAAAATTTATACCGAAAATTTCGGGGTGCGCTCTTATATGGTCAATGGCGTGCGCCGCCCCAAATCGCGCCTTCACGCCGCCGCCCTGCAACCCCTGAGCATTTTGGATATGGTGGTATATGAGCAAGCCAACAAAAATTTGCAACGTATCAAAGACATTAAAATGGCGTATATTTTTGAGCAAATTCCTTTTGATATGGCAAAAACGGGCATAGCCCTGTTGGTGGCGGAAATAATGAACAAAACCTTGCAGGAAGAAACACCCAACACCGGACTTTTCAATTTTTTAGAACAACAAATCCGGTTTTTAGACCACAGCACCGCCCCCGAAACGGCACATTTTCCGTTGAACTTTTTGTTGCAGCTTTCGCGGCATATCGGTTTTTATCCGCACAACAATTATGATGCTGTCCAACGCCCCTATTTTCATTTGCAGGAAGGGTTATTCAGTAATCAATCGGCAGCACACGCCGCCTTGCACATAGAGCCGCCTCTGAGCGATGTATTTTCGCAGTGGCTCGCACAACCACAAAATCCACTGCCCAAAAGCAGCCGCGCCGCCCTGCTCGAGCAAATGCTGCATTATTATCGCTTCCATATTGAAAACTTCGGCGAACTGCACAGCTATCAAGTGTTGCGAAATCTTTGGAATACTTAA
- the mreD gene encoding rod shape-determining protein MreD — MNSEIAKNIIRFVALIGIQIFLLNRIELHGYITPFIYPLFVLLLPFQMPVSAVLLLGFLSGLTIDLSIDTLGIHAAATTLMAFVRSFIIEVIEPRLGYDNNDKPTWACMGYRWFLIYAGVAVLFHQTAYYLIEALSFEYFHLMALKILASSAVALLLMSFHQILFYKKVLR; from the coding sequence ATGAACAGTGAAATCGCTAAAAATATAATCCGCTTCGTCGCATTGATCGGGATTCAGATTTTTTTGCTCAACCGCATAGAGTTGCACGGATATATTACGCCTTTTATTTATCCTTTGTTTGTGTTATTGTTGCCTTTTCAGATGCCCGTTTCGGCGGTTTTGTTGTTGGGTTTTTTGAGTGGTTTGACGATAGATTTATCTATCGACACTTTGGGTATTCATGCGGCAGCTACTACACTGATGGCTTTTGTGCGTTCGTTTATTATTGAGGTAATTGAGCCGCGTTTGGGCTACGATAATAATGATAAACCTACTTGGGCGTGTATGGGCTATCGGTGGTTTTTGATTTATGCGGGTGTTGCGGTTTTATTTCACCAAACGGCTTATTATTTAATAGAAGCCCTGAGCTTTGAATATTTTCATCTTATGGCACTCAAAATATTGGCGAGTTCGGCGGTGGCATTGCTTTTGATGTCGTTTCATCAGATTTTATTTTATAAAAAGGTGCTGCGATAG
- the mreC gene encoding rod shape-determining protein MreC, with product MRNIIAFLINYHAFLLFLLLEGISFFLLFRNNHYQRTFYVNTVKDMNGKMMENRNEIISYFRLKTINDSLSQYNADLLTHIQELSTIIYPERDTAWCEPFTYISAKVVNNTISKTHNFITINKGKKQGVLAEMSVISKNGVVGIVKEVSDNYAVVISMLNQDIRISAKLQGTEHFGSVEWRGVNPTIATLIDIPKHVKVTAGDTVVTSGYSQIFPENIPVGYVRRSQAVPGSNFIEIELNLSTNFSNLDYVYVVNSLYKDEIKHLEQAAIQQP from the coding sequence ATGCGCAACATTATTGCTTTCTTAATTAATTATCACGCTTTTTTGCTGTTTCTGCTGCTGGAAGGCATCAGCTTTTTTTTGTTGTTTCGCAATAATCACTATCAGCGCACATTTTATGTAAATACGGTGAAGGATATGAATGGTAAAATGATGGAAAACCGAAATGAAATTATCAGCTATTTTCGCCTGAAAACCATCAACGACAGTTTATCGCAGTATAATGCCGATTTGCTTACGCATATTCAGGAGCTTTCTACCATTATTTATCCCGAGCGCGATACGGCTTGGTGCGAACCTTTTACTTATATCAGTGCCAAAGTGGTGAATAATACCATTTCCAAAACACATAATTTTATTACCATCAATAAAGGAAAAAAACAAGGTGTGCTTGCCGAAATGAGTGTTATCAGCAAAAACGGCGTGGTGGGCATCGTGAAAGAGGTATCGGATAATTATGCCGTAGTAATTTCTATGCTTAATCAGGATATACGCATCAGTGCCAAATTGCAGGGAACCGAACACTTCGGCTCGGTGGAATGGCGCGGCGTAAACCCTACCATTGCTACTTTAATTGATATTCCGAAGCATGTAAAAGTGACGGCAGGAGATACGGTTGTTACGAGTGGTTATTCTCAGATTTTTCCCGAAAATATTCCTGTGGGGTATGTGCGCCGCTCGCAGGCAGTACCCGGCAGCAATTTTATTGAAATAGAACTCAATTTATCCACTAATTTTTCCAATTTGGATTATGTGTATGTGGTGAATTCTTTGTATAAAGATGAAATAAAACACTTAGAACAAGCCGCTATACAGCAACCATGA
- a CDS encoding pantoate--beta-alanine ligase, which produces MYIFQRVADLQSFLEEQGKSIGFVPTMGALHQGHISLIERSKQQNQLTVCSIFVNPLQFNDPKDLEKYPRPVAADIEKLAAAACDVLFLPDVEEMYPQGTQHREHYDFGFTGITLEAEFRPGHFDGVAQVVKRLLDIVRPHRLYMGLKDFQQVLIVEQMMEQHRIQVELVKCDTLREADGLAMSSRNTRLSPEARALAPRIYNVLQQAATTLNGEESIENICAAAKKTLEQDGAFRVDYFEGVSPKTLQPLRGVVPAGTQVLWIVAAFLDGVRLIDNLLSTQQ; this is translated from the coding sequence ATGTACATTTTTCAGCGGGTAGCAGATTTACAATCTTTTTTGGAAGAACAAGGAAAAAGCATCGGCTTTGTGCCTACGATGGGGGCTTTGCATCAAGGGCATATTTCGCTCATTGAACGCTCCAAACAGCAAAATCAACTGACGGTATGCAGTATTTTTGTCAATCCTTTGCAGTTCAACGACCCGAAAGATTTAGAGAAATACCCGCGCCCCGTAGCTGCCGACATTGAAAAACTTGCCGCCGCCGCCTGCGATGTACTCTTTTTGCCCGATGTGGAAGAAATGTATCCACAAGGCACTCAACATCGTGAGCATTATGATTTTGGGTTTACGGGTATTACTTTGGAGGCTGAATTTCGCCCCGGACATTTTGACGGTGTAGCACAGGTGGTGAAAAGATTGCTGGATATTGTACGCCCCCACCGTTTGTATATGGGGCTGAAGGATTTTCAGCAGGTGCTCATAGTGGAGCAGATGATGGAGCAGCACCGTATTCAGGTGGAACTCGTGAAATGCGATACTTTGCGCGAAGCCGATGGCTTGGCGATGAGTTCGCGGAATACGCGCCTTTCGCCCGAAGCCCGCGCTTTGGCTCCGCGTATTTATAATGTTTTACAACAAGCCGCCACCACTTTAAATGGTGAGGAATCTATAGAAAATATTTGTGCCGCCGCCAAAAAAACACTGGAGCAGGACGGTGCTTTTCGTGTAGATTATTTCGAAGGTGTTTCGCCCAAAACCTTGCAGCCCCTGCGCGGGGTAGTGCCCGCAGGTACGCAGGTGCTGTGGATAGTGGCGGCTTTTTTGGACGGAGTACGCCTGATTGACAACCTACTTTCCACTCAACAATAA
- a CDS encoding TauD/TfdA family dioxygenase, with protein MTTETQHINSVTKELLNNGFLHLTDQTEEQLNELINSLGQVIFTTDVVVKPESKGMVTSARGLDFHTDHHKAKYIIWYCYKQTDLGGDSILMDAEKIYQQLSDDHKLQLSTIELFEHKIFPDDKESYPFVATDENGNRKFYYSFWLVKNEDKQNPAMLEFQRLIKQTEPIRMNLKERDILVVDNHRVFHGRTPIEGSKDRFLKRFWLTTNNL; from the coding sequence ATGACGACAGAAACACAACATATTAACAGCGTGACAAAGGAACTTTTAAACAACGGTTTTCTTCACCTGACCGACCAGACCGAAGAGCAATTAAACGAGTTAATAAATTCGTTAGGACAGGTTATTTTTACTACTGACGTTGTTGTGAAACCTGAAAGCAAAGGAATGGTAACTTCTGCTCGTGGGCTTGACTTTCACACCGACCACCACAAAGCCAAATACATAATTTGGTATTGTTACAAACAGACCGACTTGGGTGGCGACAGTATTTTGATGGACGCAGAAAAAATTTACCAGCAACTTTCAGACGACCACAAACTGCAACTCAGTACAATTGAGCTTTTTGAACATAAAATTTTTCCGGACGACAAAGAAAGTTATCCTTTTGTGGCGACAGACGAAAACGGAAACAGAAAATTTTATTATTCATTTTGGCTTGTAAAGAACGAAGACAAACAAAATCCTGCAATGCTTGAATTTCAACGTCTGATTAAACAGACCGAACCGATAAGAATGAACTTAAAGGAGCGGGACATACTGGTTGTGGACAATCACAGAGTTTTTCACGGCAGGACACCAATTGAAGGAAGCAAAGACCGTTTCCTGAAAAGATTTTGGCTAACAACAAACAATTTATAA